A region of Blattabacterium cuenoti STAT DNA encodes the following proteins:
- a CDS encoding SPFH domain-containing protein: protein MSIFSLLFYVILVLLILSIFSSFIFTINQETAAILERMGKFHSIRYAGLNFKIPVMDNIVGKLTLKIQQLDVLVDTKTKDNVFVKVKVSVQFKVIKDKVYDAFYKLDNSHAQITSYIFDVVRAEVPKMRLDDVFERKDHIALAVKGELQGSMLNYGYSIIKALVTDLDPDEQVKQAMNRINTAEREKVAAEYKAEADRIKIVAKAKAEAESKKLQGKGTADQRREIARGILDSVEVLNNVGINSQEASALIVVTQHYDTLQSMGESGNTNLILLPNSPGSANEMLNNMITSFNISSQIGETIKKKNNSKKK from the coding sequence ATGAGTATTTTCAGTTTATTATTTTATGTAATATTAGTTCTTTTGATATTATCTATTTTTTCTAGTTTTATTTTTACAATAAACCAGGAAACCGCTGCTATTCTTGAGAGAATGGGGAAATTTCATAGTATCCGTTATGCTGGTTTGAATTTTAAAATTCCTGTTATGGATAATATAGTGGGAAAACTTACATTAAAAATTCAACAATTGGATGTATTAGTAGATACAAAAACAAAAGATAATGTTTTTGTAAAAGTAAAAGTATCAGTTCAATTTAAGGTAATTAAAGATAAAGTATATGATGCATTTTATAAATTAGATAATTCTCATGCTCAAATTACTTCTTATATATTTGATGTTGTTAGAGCGGAAGTTCCAAAAATGCGTTTAGATGATGTTTTTGAAAGAAAAGATCATATAGCCCTTGCTGTTAAAGGAGAATTGCAAGGATCTATGTTAAACTATGGATATTCTATAATTAAAGCGTTAGTTACAGATCTTGATCCAGATGAACAAGTAAAACAAGCGATGAATCGTATTAATACAGCTGAAAGAGAAAAAGTTGCCGCTGAATATAAAGCAGAAGCTGATAGAATTAAAATTGTAGCTAAAGCAAAAGCAGAAGCTGAAAGTAAAAAATTACAAGGAAAAGGTACGGCTGATCAACGAAGAGAGATTGCTAGAGGAATTTTAGATTCTGTAGAAGTTTTAAATAATGTAGGAATTAATTCACAAGAAGCTTCTGCATTAATTGTTGTAACACAACATTATGATACTCTTCAATCTATGGGAGAAAGTGGAAATACTAATTTAATTTTATTGCCTAATTCACCGGGATCAGCTAATGAAATGTTAAATAATATGATTACTTCATTTAATATCTCTAGTCAAATTGGAGAAACTATTAAAAAAAAGAATAACAGTAAAAAAAAATAA
- a CDS encoding iron-sulfur cluster assembly protein, giving the protein MNNKSPSLEDRIIFVLKSIFDPEISVDIYELGLIYDVKIYEKDKVKIVMTLTTPNCPVADSLPLEVKRKVQSIQEIKEVDVILTFDPPWSREFMSDEARLELGLL; this is encoded by the coding sequence ATGAATAATAAAAGTCCTTCTTTAGAAGATCGTATTATTTTTGTATTGAAAAGTATTTTTGATCCAGAAATTTCAGTAGATATTTATGAATTAGGGCTGATTTATGATGTTAAGATTTATGAAAAAGACAAAGTGAAAATAGTAATGACTTTAACAACACCTAATTGTCCAGTAGCAGATAGTTTACCATTAGAAGTTAAAAGAAAAGTCCAATCTATACAAGAAATAAAAGAAGTAGATGTAATTTTAACATTTGATCCGCCTTGGAGTAGGGAATTTATGAGTGATGAAGCGCGTTTAGAATTAGGATTGTTATAA
- a CDS encoding M16 family metallopeptidase produces the protein MFAHIFNRNLPPKSLKRKTTINIENPNFFQMKNGLKVLIVENHKLPLVRIGLELNYKPFLEKDKAGIKKIFGQMLRSGTKNYTKEELDDIIDYMGCSLYTSFSETSIFTMKKYLDKSISIMSDILMNSKFDNSKELNKIIKQRIIDISLSEKDPNSILQIVRNVLYFGKNHPYGEYETHDTIKNITLHDLKKLYDKYYIPNISYLSFIGDISQKEAEKLCNLYFSEWKRKSYKEDPVIKEYVIPSKIEIDIVDIPSLTQSTICFGGPICLKKNDPEYFSSMLANGILGGGPQSRLFLNLREKKAYTYGAYSILRSDRNIGCFSVYTQVRNEVTEKAIKDIIKEIFEITKNKISLEELDIKKKEISGQFILDFEDPNRINDLFICELKNNLPSGFYKNFLNKLELVTIDDIYRSCQKFFFQKNGRIIIVGKAHDILPNIKKLGYPIRYFDRFGSLINKKNE, from the coding sequence ATGTTTGCTCATATATTTAATCGAAATTTACCCCCTAAATCTCTCAAAAGAAAAACTACTATAAATATTGAAAATCCTAATTTTTTTCAGATGAAAAACGGATTAAAGGTTCTTATTGTGGAGAATCATAAACTTCCTTTAGTTAGAATTGGATTAGAATTGAATTATAAACCTTTTTTGGAAAAAGACAAAGCTGGAATCAAAAAAATTTTTGGTCAAATGCTTCGTTCTGGAACAAAAAATTATACAAAAGAAGAATTAGATGATATAATTGATTATATGGGATGTAGTTTATATACTTCTTTTTCTGAAACATCCATTTTCACTATGAAAAAATATTTAGATAAATCTATATCTATAATGAGTGATATTTTGATGAATAGTAAATTTGATAACTCAAAAGAGTTGAATAAAATCATAAAACAAAGAATTATAGATATTAGTCTTTCAGAAAAAGATCCCAATTCTATTTTACAAATAGTACGAAATGTTTTATATTTTGGAAAAAATCATCCTTATGGAGAATATGAAACTCATGATACAATTAAAAATATAACTCTTCATGATTTAAAAAAATTATATGATAAATATTATATACCAAATATATCTTATCTTTCTTTTATTGGAGATATATCTCAAAAAGAAGCAGAAAAATTATGTAACCTTTATTTTTCCGAATGGAAAAGAAAATCGTATAAAGAAGATCCGGTTATTAAAGAGTATGTAATTCCATCTAAAATAGAAATAGATATAGTAGATATTCCTTCTTTAACTCAATCTACTATTTGTTTTGGAGGACCAATTTGTTTGAAAAAAAATGATCCTGAATATTTTTCTTCTATGTTAGCAAATGGAATTTTAGGAGGAGGGCCTCAAAGTCGTTTATTTTTGAATCTTAGAGAAAAAAAAGCTTATACATATGGAGCATATTCTATTTTAAGATCTGATAGAAATATTGGTTGTTTTTCAGTTTATACTCAAGTAAGAAATGAAGTAACAGAAAAAGCAATTAAGGATATTATAAAAGAAATTTTTGAAATAACGAAAAATAAAATTTCTTTAGAAGAATTAGATATTAAGAAAAAAGAAATTAGTGGCCAATTTATTCTTGATTTTGAAGATCCTAATAGAATCAATGATCTTTTTATATGTGAATTAAAAAATAATCTCCCAAGTGGATTTTATAAGAATTTTTTAAATAAACTAGAGTTAGTAACAATAGACGATATTTATCGATCATGTCAAAAATTTTTTTTTCAAAAAAATGGGAGAATCATAATTGTCGGAAAAGCTCATGATATACTACCTAATATAAAAAAATTAGGTTATCCTATCCGTTATTTTGATAGATTTGGATCTTTAATCAATAAAAAAAATGAATAA
- a CDS encoding M16 family metallopeptidase has protein sequence MILNNNLNSKNFNRSKKLYQIKFFEEKLSNGLHVILHQDKTNPLVSVSVLYHVGSKNEIPGKSGFAHFFEHLMFEGSKNVKKGEYFKYIASNGGKNNAYTNHDETCYYEILPSDRLPLALWLESERMLHAKVDEESINIQREVVKEEKKMRVENQPYVKAISEIIPSLLFKKHPYKYPIIGLYQDLDNATEADYREFYKTYYVPNNAILVVSGDFDMDEARKLIKKYFSSIPKGKRNFRMKKIEEEPMKKEIFYTYIDKNTKVPGVFLSYRVPKLTSKDSYVLKMIDHVFSSGESSRIMKNIVNTKQSASYAGSSLDTMEDYGIFMIYGLINPGVSLDELTKIIDDEIDLLKEKGVTKYELEKQKNYFEKKFISDNYSMSGITANLSYYSLYYHDADLINTDIEKYKNISPEDIKKVANKYLNKNNRVRLYNVPDNDHTNNK, from the coding sequence ATGATACTGAATAATAATTTGAATTCTAAAAATTTTAATCGTTCTAAAAAATTGTATCAAATTAAGTTTTTCGAAGAAAAACTATCAAATGGACTGCATGTTATTTTACATCAAGATAAAACAAATCCTTTAGTTTCTGTTTCTGTTTTATATCATGTAGGAAGCAAAAATGAAATTCCTGGAAAATCAGGTTTTGCTCATTTTTTTGAACATCTTATGTTTGAAGGATCTAAAAATGTTAAAAAAGGAGAATATTTCAAGTATATTGCTTCTAATGGAGGAAAAAATAATGCTTATACAAACCATGATGAAACTTGTTATTATGAAATTCTACCATCAGATCGTCTTCCATTAGCTTTGTGGTTAGAATCGGAAAGAATGCTTCATGCTAAAGTGGATGAAGAAAGCATTAATATACAAAGAGAAGTGGTTAAAGAAGAAAAAAAAATGCGTGTAGAAAATCAACCATATGTAAAAGCTATTTCTGAAATTATTCCTTCTTTATTATTTAAAAAACATCCATACAAATATCCAATTATTGGATTATATCAAGATTTAGATAATGCTACAGAAGCAGATTACAGAGAATTTTACAAAACTTATTATGTTCCAAATAATGCGATTTTAGTTGTTTCAGGAGATTTTGATATGGATGAAGCTAGGAAACTGATTAAAAAATATTTTTCATCTATTCCTAAAGGAAAAAGGAATTTTAGAATGAAAAAAATAGAAGAAGAGCCAATGAAAAAAGAGATATTTTATACTTATATAGATAAGAATACAAAAGTTCCTGGAGTTTTTTTATCATATAGAGTTCCAAAACTTACAAGCAAGGATTCTTATGTATTAAAGATGATTGACCATGTATTTTCTTCTGGAGAAAGTTCTAGAATTATGAAAAATATTGTAAATACAAAACAATCAGCATCTTATGCTGGTTCATCTTTAGATACAATGGAAGATTATGGTATTTTTATGATATATGGATTGATCAATCCAGGAGTTTCATTAGATGAATTAACAAAAATAATAGATGATGAAATAGATCTTTTGAAAGAAAAAGGTGTAACAAAATATGAATTGGAAAAACAAAAAAACTATTTTGAAAAAAAATTTATTTCAGATAACTATTCTATGAGTGGAATTACCGCGAATTTATCTTATTATTCATTATATTACCATGATGCTGATTTAATTAATACGGATATAGAAAAATATAAAAATATTTCTCCAGAAGACATAAAAAAAGTTGCTAATAAATATTTAAATAAAAATAATAGAGTTCGTTTATATAATGTTCCGGATAACGATCATACAAATAATAAATAA